One Mustela nigripes isolate SB6536 chromosome 5, MUSNIG.SB6536, whole genome shotgun sequence DNA segment encodes these proteins:
- the PACSIN1 gene encoding protein kinase C and casein kinase substrate in neurons protein 1, with the protein MSGSYDEASLAPEETTDSFWEVGNYKRTVKRIDDGHRLCNDLMNCVQERAKIEKAYAQQLTDWAKRWRQLIEKGPQYGSLERAWGAIMTEADKVSELHQEVKNNLLNEDLEKVKNWQKDAYHKQIMGGFKETKEAEDGFRKAQKPWAKKMKELEAAKKAYHLACKEEKLAMTREMNSKTEQSVTPEQQKKLQDKVDKCKQDVQKTQEKYEKVLDDVGKTTPQYMESMEQVFEQCQQFEEKRLVFLKEVLLDIKRHLNLAENSSYVHVYRELEQAIRGADAQDDLRWFRSTSGPGMPMNWPQFEEWNPDLPHTATKKEKQPKKAEGVTLTNATGVVETTSQAGDRGSVSSYDRGQPYATEWSDDESGNPFGGSEANGGSNPFEDDAKGVRVRALYDYDGQEQDELSFKAGDELTKLGEEDEQGWCRGRLDSGQLGLYPANYVEAI; encoded by the exons ATGTCTGGCTCCTACGACGAGGCCTCACTAGCTCCAGAGGAGACCACTGACAGCTTCTGGGAG GTGGGGAACTACAAGCGGACGGTGAAGCGCATCGATGACGGCCACCGCCTGTGTAACGACCTGATGAACTGCGTGCAGGAGCGCGCCAAGATCGAGAAGGCGTACGCGCAGCAGCTCACCGACTGGGCCAAGCGCTGGCGCCAGCTCATCGAGAAAG GTCCACAGTATGGCAGCCTGGAGCGAGCCTGGGGGGCCATCATGACGGAGGCAGACAAGGTGAGCGAATTGCACCAGGAAGTGAAGAACAACCTGCTGAACGAGGACCTGGAGAAGGTCAAGAACTGGCAGAAGGACGCCTATCACAAGCAGATCATGGGCGGCTTCAAGGAAACCAAGGAGGCTGAAGACGGCTTCCGCAAGGCCCAGAAGCCCTGGGCCAAGAAGATGAAGGAG CTAGAGGCAGCCAAGAAGGCCTACCATCTGGCCTGCAAAGAGGAGAAGCTGGCCATGACGCGGGAGATGAATAGCAAGACGGAGCAGTCGGTCACGCCTGAACAGCAGAAGAAGCTGCAGGACAAAGTGGACAAGTGCAAGCAGGACGTACAGAAG ACCCAGGAGAAGTATGAGAAGGTGCTGGATGATGTGGGCAAGACCACGCCCCAGTACATGGAGAGCATGGAGCAGGTGTTCGAGCAGTGCCAGCAGTTCGAGGAGAAGCGGCTCGTCTTCCTCAAGGAGGTGCTGCTGGACATCAAACGCCACCTCAATCTGGCCGAGAATAGCAG CTATGTCCACGTGTACCGGGAGCTGGAGCAGGCCATCCGGGGGGCGGACGCCCAGGATGACCTCCGGTGGTTCCGCAGCACCAGCGGCCCCGGCATGCCCATGAACTGGCCCCAGTTTGAG GAGTGGAACCCAGATCTTCCTCACACCGCCACCAAGAAAGAGAAGCAGCCCAAGAAGGCAGAGGGGGTGACGCTGACCAACGCCACTGGAGTGGTAGAGACCACATCCCAGGCTGGGGACCGTGGCAG CGTTAGCAGCTACGACAGGGGCCAGCCTTATGCCACCGAGTGGTCAGACGACGAGAGCGGGAACCCGTTCGGGGGCAGTGAGGCCAATGGGGGCTCCAACCCCTTCGAGGACGACGCCAAGGGGGTGCGTGTGCGGGCACTCTATGACTACGACGGACAGGAGCAGGATGAGCTCAGCTTCAAGGCCG GAGACGAGCTCACCAAGCTGGGAGAGGAGGACGAGCAGGGATGGTGCCGCGGGCGGCTGGACAGTGGGCAGCTGGGTCTCTATCCCGCCAACTACGTGGAGGCCATCTAG
- the SPDEF gene encoding SAM pointed domain-containing Ets transcription factor yields the protein MGSASPGLSSVSPSRLLLPPDTVLRTGLEKAAAEVAGPERRDWSPSPPATPEQGLSAFYLSYFDMLYSEDSGWAAKGPGASAREEPSEEPEQCPVIDSQAAGGSLDLAPGGLTLEEHSLEQVQSMVVGEVLKDIETACKLLNIAADPVDWSPGNVQKWLLWTEHQYRLPPVGKAFQELGGKELCAMSEEQFRQRSPLGGDVLHAHLDIWKSAAWMKERTSPGTIHYCASAGEDSWTDSEVDSSCSGQPIHLWQFLKELLLKPHSYGRFIRWLNKEKGIFKIEDSAQVARLWGIRKNRPAMNYDKLSRSIRQYYKKGIIRKPDISQRLVYQFVHPI from the exons ATGGGCAGCGCCAGTCCCGGCCTGAGCAGCGTGTCCCCCAGCCGCCTCCTGCTGCCCCCCGACACTGTGCTGCGGACAGGCCTGGAAAAGGCGGCCGCAGAGGTGGCGGGGCCCGAGAGACGGGACTGGAGCCCCAGCCCGCCGGCCACACCTGAGCAGGGCCTGTCCGCCTTCTACCTCTCCTACTTTGACATGCTGTACTCTGAGGACAGCGGCTGGGCCGCCAAGGGTCCCGGGGCCAGCGCGCGGGAGGAGCCGTCCGAGGAGCCCGAGCAGTGCCCAGTCATCGACAGCCAAGCTGCTGGGGGCAGCCTGGACTTGGCACCAGGGGGGCTGACGCTGGAGGAGCACTCCCTGGAGCAGGTGCAGTCCATGGTGGTGGGTGAGGTGCTCAAGGACATCGAGACTGCCTGCAAGCTGCTCAACATTGCTGCCG ACCCCGTAGACTGGAGCCCTGGCAACGTGCAGAAGTGGCTCCTGTGGACGGAGCACCAGTACCGGCTGCCGCCCGTGGGCAAGGCCTTCCAGGAGCTGGGGGGCAAGGAGCTGTGTGCCATGTCGGAGGAGCAGTTCCGCCAGCGCTCTCCTCTGGGTGGCGACGTGCTCCACGCCCACCTGGACATTTGGAAATCAG cGGCCTGGATGAAAGAGAGGACTTCTCCCGGGACCATCCACTACTGTG CCTCTGCCGGCGAGGACAGCTGGACCGACAGTGAGGTGGACTCCTCCTGCTCCGGGCAGCCCATCCACCTGTGGCAGTTCCTCAAGGAGCTGCTGCTCAAGCCTCACAGCTATGGCCGTTTCATCCGGTGGCTCAACAAGGAGAAGG GCATCTTCAAAATCGAGGACTCCGCCCAGGTGGCCCGGCTGTGGGGCATCCGCAAGAATCGGCCTGCCATGAACTACGACAAGCTGAGCCGTTCCATCCGCCAGTATTACAAGAAAGGCATCATCCGGAAGCCGGACATCTCCCAGCGCCTCGTCTACCAGTTTGTGCACCCCATCTGA